A window of Bradyrhizobium diazoefficiens genomic DNA:
GAGCACGCGCGTGGTCGGAATAGCAACGAGCTCTGCCGCTTCGCGATTGTTGGCAACCGCGCGGATCGCCTTGCCCAGCCGCGTGTAGTGCAGGAACAGGTAAAGCAGGAACGCAATCACCGCAGCCAGGACCGCAGCCAGGATGTGGGGACCGGGAAAGGTGTAGCGGCCCATGCTGATCCCCGGCACGGACACCGGGACGTTGAACGGCGCAGTGCCCAACATGGCTGTGCCTATTCCGATCAGCACGAGGTTCACCGAGAACGTCGACAACAGGCTCATCAACGGCGGCCGGCCGACCAAGCGGTGGATGGCAATCCAATAGAGCAATAGGCCGACAATGAACCCGCCGATCAACGCCGGAACCAGTGTGGCATAGGGCGAAAGGCCGAGCGCTGCGGTCAACAGGTAGAGCACGAGCATGCCGGCAACTAGCATCGCACCATGGGTGAGATTGATCACGTCCATCACGCCCCAGATCAGCGTGAGACCCATGGCGGCGAGCCCATAGACAAGGCCGACGAGGACGCCATCGATGATCGAAGCGAAGATGCCGAGCATGAACAAAGCGCCTCGCGGGCGCCGGCGGCTTG
This region includes:
- a CDS encoding branched-chain amino acid ABC transporter permease translates to MLGIFASIIDGVLVGLVYGLAAMGLTLIWGVMDVINLTHGAMLVAGMLVLYLLTAALGLSPYATLVPALIGGFIVGLLLYWIAIHRLVGRPPLMSLLSTFSVNLVLIGIGTAMLGTAPFNVPVSVPGISMGRYTFPGPHILAAVLAAVIAFLLYLFLHYTRLGKAIRAVANNREAAELVAIPTTRVLAISVGIGVSLAAVSGVLIGTLFPFTVLSGDSYQLKGFIVTVLGGLGNPVGALMGGIALGLLEGVVAPFVPVSWTLVIEFSLFVVVLIAFPGGVFAPRRGAL